A single region of the Oscillospiraceae bacterium genome encodes:
- a CDS encoding PLP-dependent aminotransferase family protein has protein sequence MKYIIDKDDTLPAYLQLYRQMREDIIKEIYPYNSKLPSKRILAEEMGLSTVTVEHAYSLLCDEGYAEAKERSGYFVIFRIDDGFASASDKTVSNTTLSNHNKSASSEFPFSVFTKTMRSVMNDFGESILEKSSNLGCIELREAIRQYLARSRGIIADTRQIIIGSGSEYLYSLIIDMLGRNKVYAIESPSYKKIEQVYKASDVKYEKLPLGNDGIESIALRESKADVLHISPYRSFPSGVTASASKRHEYMRWASKDNRYIIEDDFESEFSVSKKPEETLFSDTSKENVIYMNTFSKTISPSLRVGYMVLPEKLVAVFEEKLGFYSCTVPTFMQFVLAKLISNGDFERHINRVRRKKRKEATDNLKSL, from the coding sequence GCTTATCTTCAGCTTTATAGGCAAATGAGGGAAGATATAATAAAAGAGATATACCCTTATAACAGTAAGCTGCCTTCAAAAAGAATACTTGCAGAAGAAATGGGATTAAGCACAGTAACAGTAGAGCACGCATATTCGCTTCTTTGTGATGAGGGATATGCGGAAGCTAAAGAAAGAAGCGGATATTTTGTTATTTTTCGCATAGATGACGGCTTCGCAAGTGCATCGGATAAAACTGTTTCAAATACAACCTTGTCTAATCACAATAAAAGTGCATCTTCCGAATTTCCATTTTCGGTATTTACAAAAACAATGCGAAGCGTAATGAATGATTTTGGAGAAAGTATTTTAGAAAAATCTTCAAATTTAGGTTGTATAGAATTAAGAGAAGCAATAAGACAATACCTTGCAAGAAGCAGAGGTATTATTGCTGATACAAGGCAAATTATTATAGGCTCAGGCTCTGAATATCTTTATAGCTTAATAATAGATATGCTTGGAAGAAATAAAGTGTATGCAATAGAAAGCCCCTCATATAAAAAGATAGAGCAGGTATATAAAGCTTCCGATGTAAAATACGAAAAGCTACCTCTTGGTAATGATGGAATAGAAAGCATTGCTTTAAGAGAAAGTAAAGCAGACGTTCTTCATATATCTCCGTATCGTAGTTTTCCAAGCGGAGTAACAGCAAGCGCATCTAAACGCCACGAATATATGCGTTGGGCGAGTAAAGATAACAGATATATTATAGAAGATGATTTTGAATCGGAGTTTTCAGTTTCGAAAAAGCCCGAAGAAACGTTGTTTTCAGACACATCAAAGGAAAATGTTATCTATATGAACACTTTTTCTAAAACTATATCCCCGTCGCTTCGTGTGGGGTATATGGTTTTGCCCGAAAAATTAGTGGCTGTATTTGAAGAAAAATTAGGCTTTTATTCTTGCACAGTACCGACTTTTATGCAGTTTGTTTTGGCAAAGCTTATTTCAAACGGTGATTTTGAAAGACATATAAACAGAGTAAGAAGAAAAAAGAGAAAAGAAGCAACTGATAATTTAAAAAGCTTATGA
- a CDS encoding stage 0 sporulation protein — translation MTEVIGIKFKKGGKIYYFGPAGINFKKGSFAIVETSRGVEIGEVALENREVPDDCIVPPLKNVLREATPADIKKSQEAVEREKQAFEICQKKILEHKLDMNLINVECSFDSNRLLFYFTSEGRVDFRELVKDLASIFKTRIELRQIGVRDEAKLQGGLGICGRPFCCSSFLGDFHPVSIKMAKEQGLSLNPTKISGTCDRLMCCLKYEQNAYEDLAKTTPRVGSIVQTPDGNGVVTEIYLLKGLVKVRLDSNPDATPKIYNKEDLKILKKKEEPETQETEIVTDDSI, via the coding sequence TTGACAGAGGTTATTGGAATAAAATTCAAAAAAGGCGGAAAAATTTATTATTTTGGTCCCGCAGGAATAAATTTTAAAAAAGGAAGCTTTGCTATTGTTGAAACTTCACGCGGAGTAGAAATCGGAGAAGTGGCTTTGGAAAACAGAGAGGTTCCTGATGACTGTATTGTGCCCCCTCTTAAAAACGTATTAAGAGAAGCTACTCCGGCAGATATAAAAAAATCTCAAGAGGCTGTTGAAAGAGAAAAACAAGCCTTTGAAATATGCCAAAAGAAAATTTTAGAGCATAAGCTTGATATGAACCTTATAAACGTTGAATGTAGCTTTGATTCAAACAGACTTCTATTTTATTTTACCTCCGAAGGCAGAGTTGACTTTCGTGAATTGGTAAAGGATTTGGCATCAATTTTCAAAACAAGAATTGAGCTTCGTCAAATCGGTGTACGCGATGAAGCAAAGCTTCAAGGCGGTTTGGGAATATGCGGCAGACCTTTTTGCTGTTCCTCATTTTTAGGAGATTTTCACCCTGTTTCTATTAAAATGGCAAAGGAACAAGGCCTATCTCTTAATCCTACAAAAATTTCAGGAACTTGCGACAGGCTTATGTGCTGTCTTAAATACGAGCAAAACGCATATGAAGATTTGGCTAAAACAACTCCACGTGTAGGCAGTATAGTACAAACTCCGGACGGCAACGGCGTTGTAACGGAAATCTATTTGCTTAAAGGTCTTGTAAAAGTACGTTTGGACAGCAATCCTGATGCTACTCCAAAAATTTATAATAAAGAAGACCTTAAAATATTAAAGAAAAAAGAAGAGCCTGAAACCCAGGAAACAGAAATCGTTACAGACGATTCTATATGA
- a CDS encoding LysM peptidoglycan-binding domain-containing protein has translation MIIHTVQSGETVNSIAENYNITISRLIEYNGLLAPYTLAVGQSLVILYPKTVHTVVEGDSLFSIAQQYNTSVRQLYRNNASLKGRPQIYEGQSIIIDFTDTPTREVVINAYAYPFIEQRLLEGTLYYLTNLLPFTYGFTPQGELVDLDDEQLISSAQYYGTSSFMHISTLTQEGNFSSALAEQLLNDEAAQQRLIENIYQNMRNKGYTGLDIDFEFIPAQLRENYIEFVRKATQYLNNYGYDVIVALAPKTSSAQRGLLYEAHDYAGLSEAANYVFLMTYEWGYTYSEPMAVAPIENVRAVVEYALTQMPPEKIILGLPNYGYDWPLPYVKGQTKAVSISTSQAYDIAVKYRAEILYDEVSQAPHFVYTNENNQVHEIWFDDAKSISEKLSLIEEYSLYGGGYWSLMKRFPSNWSVLNAMYIVR, from the coding sequence ATGATAATACATACGGTACAATCGGGAGAAACAGTAAATTCTATTGCAGAGAATTATAATATAACAATAAGCAGACTTATAGAATATAACGGACTTTTAGCTCCTTATACCTTGGCTGTAGGACAAAGCTTGGTAATTTTGTATCCAAAAACAGTACATACGGTAGTAGAGGGTGATAGCCTTTTTTCTATTGCTCAGCAGTATAATACGAGCGTAAGACAGCTTTATAGAAATAATGCCTCTTTAAAAGGAAGGCCGCAAATATATGAGGGTCAGAGTATAATAATTGATTTCACCGATACACCGACGAGAGAGGTGGTAATAAATGCATATGCATATCCTTTTATAGAGCAAAGGCTATTAGAGGGGACTCTATATTATCTTACAAACCTTCTTCCGTTTACATACGGCTTTACTCCTCAGGGGGAGCTTGTTGACCTTGATGATGAACAGCTTATTTCTTCTGCACAGTATTATGGAACATCGTCATTTATGCATATTTCTACACTTACGCAGGAAGGGAATTTCAGTAGTGCCCTTGCAGAACAGCTTTTAAATGATGAAGCGGCACAACAGCGTCTGATAGAAAACATTTATCAAAATATGAGAAATAAAGGCTATACAGGTCTTGATATTGATTTTGAGTTTATTCCGGCACAGCTCAGAGAAAATTATATAGAATTTGTAAGGAAAGCCACACAGTATTTGAATAACTACGGGTATGACGTTATAGTTGCTCTTGCCCCGAAAACTTCATCAGCTCAAAGAGGTCTTTTATATGAGGCTCATGATTACGCAGGTCTTTCAGAAGCGGCAAACTATGTTTTTTTAATGACATATGAATGGGGATATACGTATTCAGAGCCAATGGCAGTAGCTCCTATAGAAAATGTCAGAGCTGTTGTAGAATATGCATTGACTCAAATGCCGCCTGAAAAAATAATTTTAGGATTACCTAATTATGGTTATGACTGGCCTTTACCATATGTAAAGGGACAGACTAAAGCAGTAAGTATTTCTACATCGCAGGCTTATGATATAGCGGTAAAATATAGGGCTGAAATCCTTTATGACGAGGTTTCTCAAGCTCCGCATTTTGTTTATACAAATGAAAACAATCAAGTGCACGAGATATGGTTTGACGATGCAAAAAGCATATCTGAAAAGCTTTCCCTTATAGAAGAATATTCTTTGTATGGCGGCGGTTATTGGAGCCTTATGAAGCGTTTTCCGTCAAATTGGAGTGTTCTTAACGCTATGTATATAGTGAGATAA